AAATATTTCTAATTTAGGTCGAGATTTAGACGACTTAAGACAAAAATATTCTGAGGTTTCACGTAGCATAGAAGATTCAGAAAAACATAAAAATGATGATAAGTTAGTGACAAAATTAGAGCTTGAAAAATCAGAAATAGACCAACGTTTAGCCAACTATAATTTAACTTTAACTGAGCTTAAGCATAAAGAAGAGCAACTTAATAATATAATAAATACTTATCAAAACTTAGACTTACAAATAAAAAGAAATTTCTATAAAAATAGAAGACTTACAAAAGGAAATTTCTATAGACTTGCCTTCTGTTACAGAATTAGAAGAAAAGCAAAAAGATTTAACACAAAAAATAGCAGAGCTAAAAGCAATAACCCAACGTGATGAAAAAATGCAGCAGGAAATAAAAAACGGTTTATGTCCTTTGCTGTCTGAGCGTTGCCTAAATATGAAACCTGGTCAAACCCTGGATGAATACTTTAGCTTTCAGTTAACAGAACAAAACACACAATTAAAAGAAAAAGAGAGTTTGTCAAAAACAATTTCATTACAACTTACTCAAGCAAGGTTTTTGTTAAATAAAAAATTGATTTTGGAAAATTTAATATCTCAGCTAACAACACTAAAACAACAAGCAACAACTATCCAAGGACAACAAAATTTATTAGAAAATGAAATTGCTAAACTTGGTGATAAAACCCAATTACTTAAGGCTAAAATAGATGACACAAATCGACTACAAGCACTAGAAAAAGAACTTATAATTGCACGAGAAGGAAAATTAAAATATGCAGGATTAGAGCCTCGCCGCTTGCGTTTAATTGAGCTTAAAGAAGAAGGTGTACAAAAGCGTAAAGCTCATGACGCAGATTCAGCACGACTTTCTCGACTTAAAGAAGAGCTATCAGCGCAAGCAATTATTCAAACTGATTTAGTTAACTTGGGAAATCCTCGTGCTACTTATGAGGCTTTAAAGCGTCAAATTTTGCGCGAAACAATGCTTAAACAGCAACTAAGTTTGCAAGAACAAAACTATAAACGATTAATTGATGAAACTGCTAATCTAAGAAATCAACTGGAAAGTTTTTCTGCTTTAGATAAAGAACTAGCTGAAGTAAATCTTCTATTAGCTGATTGTCAAAGCGATTATCAAACTTTTTTAGCTAATCAATCTACGGCTAGCTTACTGCCAAAATTAGAACAAGATTTAGAAAAGATAATCTCAAGTAGTTCTAATCTTAAAACAGAATTAGAAATTAAAGAGACAGAGTTAATAAATATAAGCCCTAAATACTCATATGAAGAACATAGTGAAAAGCGCAACCTAATTAACAAATTAATTCATGAAGTTGCTCAGCTAGAAAGCGAATCAAAGCATACAGAAACGCAAAAACAAAACTTATTTAATCAATTAGAAAGATTAAAAGTAGTAAAACGTGAACAAACAAACAAAATTGCTGAAAGAGATCGTCTTAGTGAATTACATGACTTGGCTGATTTTATTCGTGATTGTTTGCGTAAGGCTGGGCCATATATTACAGAGGCTTATCTTTATACAGTTTCGCTAGAAGCAAATTTACTTTATAGAGAAATTTCTGGTAATTCTATGATTAGTCTACGCTGGGGGCTAGATTATGAAATTATTATGGAGGAAGAAGGCCGCGACCGCCCATTTCATAACCTTTCCGGTGGTGAGCAAATGACAGCAGCAATCTCTGTTCGTTTAGCACTTCTAAAAGAATTTTCAGATTTACGCTTTGCATTTTTTGATGAACCGACTACAAATATGGATGAAGAACGTCGTCGGAATTTAGCTCAACAAATTGGCCGAATAAAAGAATTTGAGCAACTTTTTATTGTTACTCATGATGATTCATTTGAAGGCTCTACGGATAATATTATTCAATTAACAAAAAAAGCTCATATATAAATTTATGTCTTTAAGAAATAAAATTGCTAATGCCTTAAATTCTAAAGCCCAGGAATTTACAAGCTTTGATCAACAATTAAATAGTAGTAGTTTGTTTTATGATGAAAAAATTTGTGAATTTTCAAAGTTAAATTATGAGGAAATTCTTGCAAATTTATCTGACTTTTCTGCACCTGGGGCAATTCCATTAGCAGAATTTCAGACTAGTAAAAATCTAGTAGTTAAATTTAATGAACAATGGTCAAATCACGAAGAAGCGCGTACTTGGGCATATAAAATTTTACTTGGGCATCCAACTTTTGCCGCAGATGGTTCGCAAATAATGCCGTCCAAAGATTTGTCCTTGCCTGTTGCAGCAATACAAGTTGCTTGGTTTGAAAATCCACACACACCTAATGGACAATATACTAAAAACACTCGTGTAGAGGTACTTTCACCTAATGATCTATTGATGGGAAAGGGTGCAGAGCTACAAGTTTCTGATCAAATGGTAAACTTGCGACGCTTTCAACTAGAAGTAGAAGTTTTAACTAATTATATGGAAAGCTATGCTCAAAATAATGATACAGGCAAAACTCCTCCACTTGTTTTTCTTGATAGCTCAATTGTAATTTCTTTTGCTGAACGTTGGCATGAAGACCAAAGAAAATTGTTTATTGAGCCTTTAATTAGGCTTTTGGATGTTTCAGAAGCTACTAATGTTCCTATTGTTGGTTATGTAGACACTACGCTTGCTTGTGATATCACGGTAATGTTTAAGTATTTTTTTGCTTTAGATATTCAGCGTAGCCCGCTACATGACGCATATTTATTTCGCAATTTAGCTTGGGGAGATCGCAGTATTTTTTTTACTTGTGCGCGTGCAGGGCTACTAGACCAATTTGGTAAACATAAAAGAGGGGTTGGATTTGTTTACTTAAAAACTAATCAGAATTTGCCTGCTCGTTTAGATATTCCGGTTTGGGTATATGAAAAAGGCTTGCTTGATTATGTAATAAATTTAGTACGTGCTGAAGTAGTGGTTGGTGTAGGCTATCCTTACCCTTTAGCAACGGCTGATGCTACAGCGTTTATCTCTTCAACTGATCGAGAAGCTTTTTACCAAATATTTCAACAGTTTTTACAGAAACAAGAAATAAACATACATGTTTCTCAAAAAGCGTTAAGTAAGAGTCAAACTAGAAGATAGTTATGGTTTCGCCTCAATTGCCAGAAGATTTACTCTTAAAATTTGGGCAAAGTAGGTCATTATGTGTACTTACTGGTGCAGGAATTTCCCTAGCTAGTGGTGTCCCAACTTTCCAAGGTAGCGGACGCTTGCAGCATTTTAATAATTATCCTTGTGAATATCTTAGCTCTACTACAGCCTGGCAAGATTACCCAGAAATAGTAAAAGCTTTTTATGATGACTTACGCAATCGTATTTATAGAGCGCGACCAAGCATTACCCATCAAACTTTGCATGGTTGGGAGCAAAGACGTTTTACTTATCCACTAAAATTTTTTCTCTTAACATTAAATTTTGATGGCTTACATAATTTGATGGGAAATGAATCTATTATTCAGTTACAAGGAACTATTTGGCAGTTGCGTTGTCACTTTTGTCAAACGATCTATGATTTAGTACCTTTTAGACAACTACCTATGCCAGAATATTGCGAAATCTGCCAAGGGTTTTTACGTCCTAATGTTGTATTTAATGATGAACCTATTACACGAGCAATCCATCGTGAAGCTGTAATGGCGATTGAACAAAGTGATACATTTATTTCTATTGGTGTTTCTGGTCAAATTACTTATGCTAGCCAATTGATTAATTTAGCACGTCGCAAATGTAATTTTTTAATAGAAATAAATCCTCAACCTACAGTGTTATCTAAATTTTTTGATGTTAGCGTTTTAGGTCGTGCTGAAGAAGTAGTTCCACAATTTTATTGGGATTATTTTTTTGATATGTTCTAAAACTATTTAGCGATAAAAATAACGCTTTAACAGCTTTTTCTACCTTTTATAGAGTTTTTCTAAATAAATAATTTTTATCGTGATATTTATTATTATGAAAAGACTCAAGCCTAAAATTTAAGGAGATCTTATGAATAAAGATATAAAAAAGATGTTGAATGCCCTTGGAGATTATAGCTTAGAATATAGAATGTGCCATTTATTATCGTTTTTTGCTGCATCAGATGGAGACCTTTCCCAAACAGAAATAGAACATATAGCGGGCTATCTTAAAGGAATGATTGAAGGCTTAGGTTCAGATACAGACCTTGAAAGTTTAGTAGTTGGTTGTATTAATGATATGCAAAAAGATGTTAATGTAGAACTCTTAAAAGAATCTATCGCTATTTTTGCCGAATATTTACCATCAAAAAAATTAAAAGAAATAGCTGATGGGGTTGAATTAGTAATTGGAAGTGATGAACTTTCTGAAGCAGAAGCAGAATTACTTGAATGCTTAAAAAAAGATTGGGGATTAGTTTAGTGATTTAGTAGATTATAGCTGAGACATTTTACTTAACGTGAAATTTCTTAACTATGAGACATTAGTATAATTAAAATATCCAGCTAATGTAGACCATATT
The sequence above is drawn from the Blastocatellia bacterium genome and encodes:
- a CDS encoding DNA double-strand break repair nuclease NurA, coding for MSLRNKIANALNSKAQEFTSFDQQLNSSSLFYDEKICEFSKLNYEEILANLSDFSAPGAIPLAEFQTSKNLVVKFNEQWSNHEEARTWAYKILLGHPTFAADGSQIMPSKDLSLPVAAIQVAWFENPHTPNGQYTKNTRVEVLSPNDLLMGKGAELQVSDQMVNLRRFQLEVEVLTNYMESYAQNNDTGKTPPLVFLDSSIVISFAERWHEDQRKLFIEPLIRLLDVSEATNVPIVGYVDTTLACDITVMFKYFFALDIQRSPLHDAYLFRNLAWGDRSIFFTCARAGLLDQFGKHKRGVGFVYLKTNQNLPARLDIPVWVYEKGLLDYVINLVRAEVVVGVGYPYPLATADATAFISSTDREAFYQIFQQFLQKQEINIHVSQKALSKSQTRR